The proteins below come from a single Balaenoptera musculus isolate JJ_BM4_2016_0621 chromosome 1, mBalMus1.pri.v3, whole genome shotgun sequence genomic window:
- the TMEM81 gene encoding transmembrane protein 81: protein MKNLATSFILGNLVLAFYLPLVVTLPKTLAIPEKLQEAVGKVIVNATTCSVTCGLGYKEETVCEVGPDGVRRKCKSQRLECLTNWICGMLHFTVLIGQEFKLSCLSSDILEIGQEAFRFTWRLARGIISTDDEVFKPFRASSHFIKFQSAQEYDSGTYRCDVQLLKNLRLVKRLYFGLRVLPPNLVNLNFHQSLTEDQKLVDEGLEVNLDNYSRPQRPPWKKKVTIAVGIGIASGVLVSIALCGGLRVIHSSASLETLQTLLPKGWLLRKPN, encoded by the coding sequence ATGAAGAATTTGGCCACTAGTTTCATCCTTGGGAACCTGGTGTTGGCCTTCTATCTACCTTTGGTGGTGACTTTACCTAAAACACTGGCCATTCCTGAGAAACTGCAAGAAGCTGTGGGGAAAGTTATTGTCAATGCCACAACCTGTTCTGTCACCTGTGGCCTTGGCTATAAGGAGGAGACCGTCTGTGAGGTGGGCCCTGATGgagtgagaagaaagtgtaagtCTCAGCGCTTGGAATGTCTGACCAACTGGATCTGTGGAATGCTCCATTTCACCGTTCTCATAGGGCAGGAATTTAAGCTGAGCTGTCTGAGTTCAGACATCCTGGAGATTGGACAGGAAGCTTTCCGATTCACCTGGAGACTTGCTCGGGGTATCATCTCAACTGATGATGAAGTCTTCAAACCCTTCCGAGCCAGTTCCCACTTTATAAAGTTTCAGTCCGCTCAGGAGTATGACTCTGGGACCTACCGGTGTGACGTGCAGCTGTTAAAAAACTTGAGACTTGTCAAGAGGCTCTATTTTGGGCTGAGGGTCCTTCCTCCTAACTTGGTGAACCTGAATTTCCATCAGTCCCTTACTGAGGATCAGAAGTTAGTAGATGAGGGCCTGGAAGTGAATCTGGACAACTACTCCAGGCCTCAGCGCCCACCGTGGAAAAAGAAGGTGACCATAGCTGTGGGAATAGGAATTGCCAGTGGTGTGTTGGTGAGCATCGCCCTGTGCGGTGGGCTGAGGGTGATCCACAGCAGTGCCAGCCTTGAGACCTTACAAACCTTGCTGCCGAAGGGCTGGCTGCTCAGGAAGCCAAACTAG